From a single Chloroflexia bacterium SDU3-3 genomic region:
- a CDS encoding GNAT family N-acetyltransferase: MSQRRATITHASSHSSKRSTPMVNADLDLRFEEMGERDIPAVTEVMARAFDDDAQRHLGEAKGGPDGYDNGDFFRTWLLGYQESVGYKVLAGPDIVGAMIVWINPNRHYVLGTIFVDPAWQNKGVGRRMWAFLRERYPEALSWGLETPVWATKNHHFYEQSCGFKRVGQQDDQYTYHQTL; this comes from the coding sequence ATGTCGCAGCGCCGCGCTACAATTACACACGCATCGTCACACTCAAGCAAAAGGAGCACACCTATGGTCAACGCCGATCTCGACCTGCGCTTTGAAGAGATGGGCGAGCGCGACATTCCCGCCGTCACCGAGGTGATGGCGCGGGCTTTTGACGACGACGCGCAGCGCCACCTGGGCGAGGCAAAGGGCGGCCCCGATGGCTACGATAACGGCGACTTCTTCCGCACATGGCTGCTGGGCTACCAAGAGAGCGTGGGCTACAAAGTGCTCGCCGGGCCGGATATCGTCGGCGCAATGATCGTCTGGATAAACCCGAACCGCCACTATGTTCTCGGTACGATCTTTGTTGACCCGGCGTGGCAGAATAAAGGCGTGGGGCGGCGGATGTGGGCGTTCCTACGAGAGCGCTACCCCGAGGCCCTAAGCTGGGGGCTTGAGACGCCCGTGTGGGCCACAAAAAACCACCATTTCTACGAGCAGAGCTGCGGGTTCAAACGGGTGGGCCAGCAAGACGACCAATACACCTACCACCAGACCCTGTAG